A window of the Sabethes cyaneus chromosome 1, idSabCyanKW18_F2, whole genome shotgun sequence genome harbors these coding sequences:
- the LOC128735277 gene encoding transcriptional adapter 2B isoform X1, with product MAELFAKYTCTNCQEDIPGIRVHCVVCADFELCLACFAAGAEIGQHRNDHSYQFMDSGILSIYRGKNGWSAREELHLLDAIEQFGFGNWEDISKHIETRSPEEAKDEYVSRFLNGTVGRHTWSSAIDQRPQLTDHTSDDTGPLSQLLTQKLPPMDCAPEEAAVLGYMPNRDDFEREYDPTAEQLVSTLSLQPDDEDVDMLLKLAQVDIYTRRLRERARRKRVVRDYQLVKNFFRGNAHRIRMSRDQREFRERLRTFSQFYTSSEFESLISSLERERNLRIRLSELNRYRWNGLQRLDEAVHFEQHAAAAQHRNTGPYGHGRTDNRSKGASCETSKGSSVLSSSQIARKSENDGRSLNSTDQRLTHHTDDRVFCDGSFNSRNFSDSSRGMDPSRHQEGSHHSNPQSLPDPVQQPGVQLLTSNELQLCSSLNLPVTRYLSLKTVLLGRPSLDHGISSVAEGMVKKYLIKSGWLQTSPQN from the exons ATGGCGG AACTATTTGCCAAGTACACCTGTACTAACTGTCAAGAAGATATCCCTGGGATTCGAGTTCATTGTGTCGTTTGTGCCGATTTTGAGTTATGTCTCGCG TGTTTTGCAGCGGGAGCCGAAATAGGTCAACATCGCAATGATCACTCGTATCAGTTTATGGACTCGGGAATTCTGTCCATCTATCGTGGTAAAAATGGTTGGTCAGCACGAGAGGAACTTCACCTACTGGATGCAATCGAGCAGTTTGGCTTTGGAAATTGGGAAGACATAAGCAAACACATCGAAACACGGTCACCAGAGGAGGCTAAGGACGAATATGTTTCTAGATTTCTCAACGGGACTGTGGGGCGTCATACTTGGTCGTCGGCAATTGATCAACGACCACAGCTAACCGATCATACCTCGGACGATACGGGCCCTTTGAGTCAGTTGCTAACCCAGAAGTTGCCACCGATGGATTGCGCTCCCGAGGAAGCAGCTGTTTTAGGATACATGCCAAATCGCGACGATTTTGAGCGTGAGTATGATCCAACGGCCGAGCAACTGGTGTCTACTTTGTCGCTTCAACCAGATGACGAAGACGTCGACATGCTGCTTAAGTTAGCACAAGTTGACATTTATACGAGAAGACTCCGCGAACGAGCCAGGCGAAAACGCGTTGTCCGAGATTATCAACttgtgaaaaactttttccgaggCAACGCTCATCGCATACGAATGAGCCGTGATCAGCGTGAATTTCGTGAACGTTTGCGCACTTTTTCTCAATTCTACACTTCATCAGAATTTGAAAGTCTAATATCGTCATTGGAACGGGAACGAAATCTTCGCATACGTCTTTCTGAGTTGAACCGTTATCGCTGGAACGGTCTCCAACGTCTAGATGAAGCCGTTCACTTTGAGCAACACGCAGCGGCAGCACAGCACCGAAATACCGGTCCTTACGGTCACGGACGTACG GACAACCGAAGCAAAGGCGCCTCATGCGAGACAAGCAAGGGATCCTCGGTGTTGTCCAGCTCACAGATAGCAAGAAAAAG CGAAAACGACGGCCGAAGCTTAAATTCCACCGACCAAAGGCTCACGCACCACACCGACGACCGGGTCTTTTGCGACGGATCATTCAACAGCAGAAACTTCTCGGATAGCTCACGGGGAATGGATCCGTCGAGGCATCAGGAGGGGAGTCATCACAGCAACCCGCAGTCGCTTCCGGATCCGGTGCAGCAGCCCGGCGTACAGCTACTAACGTCAAACGAGTTACAGCTGTGCAGTTCTCTCAACCTGCCAGTCACACGATACCTTAGCCTCAAAACCGTACTGCTTGGGCGGCCTTCGCTCGACCACGGCATTAGCTCGGTTGCGGAGGGCATGGTGAAAAAGTATCTCATTAAGTCAGGTTGGTTGCAAACCAGTCCGCAGAACTAG
- the LOC128735277 gene encoding transcriptional adapter 2B isoform X2: MAELFAKYTCTNCQEDIPGIRVHCVVCADFELCLACFAAGAEIGQHRNDHSYQFMDSGILSIYRGKNGWSAREELHLLDAIEQFGFGNWEDISKHIETRSPEEAKDEYVSRFLNGTVGRHTWSSAIDQRPQLTDHTSDDTGPLSQLLTQKLPPMDCAPEEAAVLGYMPNRDDFEREYDPTAEQLVSTLSLQPDDEDVDMLLKLAQVDIYTRRLRERARRKRVVRDYQLVKNFFRGNAHRIRMSRDQREFRERLRTFSQFYTSSEFESLISSLERERNLRIRLSELNRYRWNGLQRLDEAVHFEQHAAAAQHRNTGPYGHGRTLACIIGPNGQSIPGCIRQILTGQPKQRRLMRDKQGILGVVQLTDSKKKRKRRPKLKFHRPKAHAPHRRPGLLRRIIQQQKLLG; this comes from the exons ATGGCGG AACTATTTGCCAAGTACACCTGTACTAACTGTCAAGAAGATATCCCTGGGATTCGAGTTCATTGTGTCGTTTGTGCCGATTTTGAGTTATGTCTCGCG TGTTTTGCAGCGGGAGCCGAAATAGGTCAACATCGCAATGATCACTCGTATCAGTTTATGGACTCGGGAATTCTGTCCATCTATCGTGGTAAAAATGGTTGGTCAGCACGAGAGGAACTTCACCTACTGGATGCAATCGAGCAGTTTGGCTTTGGAAATTGGGAAGACATAAGCAAACACATCGAAACACGGTCACCAGAGGAGGCTAAGGACGAATATGTTTCTAGATTTCTCAACGGGACTGTGGGGCGTCATACTTGGTCGTCGGCAATTGATCAACGACCACAGCTAACCGATCATACCTCGGACGATACGGGCCCTTTGAGTCAGTTGCTAACCCAGAAGTTGCCACCGATGGATTGCGCTCCCGAGGAAGCAGCTGTTTTAGGATACATGCCAAATCGCGACGATTTTGAGCGTGAGTATGATCCAACGGCCGAGCAACTGGTGTCTACTTTGTCGCTTCAACCAGATGACGAAGACGTCGACATGCTGCTTAAGTTAGCACAAGTTGACATTTATACGAGAAGACTCCGCGAACGAGCCAGGCGAAAACGCGTTGTCCGAGATTATCAACttgtgaaaaactttttccgaggCAACGCTCATCGCATACGAATGAGCCGTGATCAGCGTGAATTTCGTGAACGTTTGCGCACTTTTTCTCAATTCTACACTTCATCAGAATTTGAAAGTCTAATATCGTCATTGGAACGGGAACGAAATCTTCGCATACGTCTTTCTGAGTTGAACCGTTATCGCTGGAACGGTCTCCAACGTCTAGATGAAGCCGTTCACTTTGAGCAACACGCAGCGGCAGCACAGCACCGAAATACCGGTCCTTACGGTCACGGACGTACG CTTGCATGTATAATTGGCCCAAATGGTCAATCGATACCCGGCTGTATAAGACAAATTTTGACAGGACAACCGAAGCAAAGGCGCCTCATGCGAGACAAGCAAGGGATCCTCGGTGTTGTCCAGCTCACAGATAGCAAGAAAAAG CGAAAACGACGGCCGAAGCTTAAATTCCACCGACCAAAGGCTCACGCACCACACCGACGACCGGGTCTTTTGCGACGGATCATTCAACAGCAGAAACTTCTCGGATAG